GTGGAGATCTCACGGGGACACATTCTCGAATTTCTCGGTCTGCCCGACCTGCAGGGGAAATATTTCCTCGACATCGGATGCGGCAGCGGGCTCCACTCCCTCGCGGCCATCCGGTCGGGCGCAAAGCGGGTTGTCGGCATCGACGTCGATCCGTACTCCGTGGACACGTCGAAGAGGATACGGGAGATGTCGGGGACGCCCCCGGCATGGGAGATCCTTCACGGCTCCATCCTGGACGACGACTTCGTGAAGAGGATCGAACCCGCGGACATCGTCTACTCCTGGGGAGTCCTCCACCACACGGGGGATCTGTGGAAGGCGATCAGGAACGCCGCCTCCCTCGTCGGGGAGGGGGGGGTCTTCTACATCGCCATCTACGAGAAGACGGAGAAATCGGATTATTGGACCGCGCTCAAGAAGGAGTACAACCGCGCCTCGCCGCTCAGGAAGCGGGCAATGGAGCTGTCATACGTATACAGGCACTTCCTCGCGGACCGGGCTCCCAGGTACGTGCTCGAATCGATCCGCTATATGCGGGAGTACCGGAAGATCCGGGGGATGGAGTTCTGGACGGACATCCGGGACTGGTTGGGGGGATGGCCGT
The bacterium genome window above contains:
- a CDS encoding class I SAM-dependent methyltransferase, with product MGEDKVTFSFGKNWQKFVERNFSDERVEISRGHILEFLGLPDLQGKYFLDIGCGSGLHSLAAIRSGAKRVVGIDVDPYSVDTSKRIREMSGTPPAWEILHGSILDDDFVKRIEPADIVYSWGVLHHTGDLWKAIRNAASLVGEGGVFYIAIYEKTEKSDYWTALKKEYNRASPLRKRAMELSYVYRHFLADRAPRYVLESIRYMREYRKIRGMEFWTDIRDWLGGWPYEPATPAEMTAFCEGALGLRTVKVRTGEANVEYLFSRGTGAAPYEP